The Cloeon dipterum chromosome 3, ieCloDipt1.1, whole genome shotgun sequence genome includes a region encoding these proteins:
- the LOC135940679 gene encoding uncharacterized protein LOC135940679 encodes MMPFSDQRSLRRETTQHSNNVPFPNLNMDLEMHRLLTFPFQLFRGLKFDLLRMLAKEEFYYDHECGFVRSIFYAMTISAVELAQILSHNIEDAEKIISGRLLQLNCDISRNVPIGNVDGVLNYKFESHRLYSLLKNVDHFPHVNIYELAKSGFYYLGEKDNVKCDFCGLEIHGWEQQDKPDDEHLRWNDKCPFMRNDKNVTANNIPIGSEQIDSVKSDAIGSMANVTTTPIGHRPDIVPADGAAGGHFPHQVQEFQPGGDPVEAAQPEPDGPQQNPEGN; translated from the exons ATGATGCCTTTCTCTGATCAAAGATCGTTACGACGTGAAACTACTCAGCACAGCAATAA tGTTCCATTCCCAAATTTGAATATGGATTTGGAAATGCATCGTCTGCTCACCTTTCCATTCCAACTCTTCCGAGGACTCAAATTTGATCTGCTCCGCATGCTGGCAaaagaagaattttattaCGATCATGAGTGTGGATTTGTACGCTCAATTTTCTACGCGATGACCATCAGTGCAGTAGAACTTGCTCAAATATTATCTCACAATATTGAAGATGCTGAAAAGATTATTTCCGGAAGACTGCTACAGTTAAATTGTGATATTTCGAGAAATGTGCCAATAGGAAATGTCGACGGCGTACtgaattataaattcgagTCACACCGTTTATATTCTCTGCTGAAAAATGTAGATCATTTTCCGCACGTTAATATCTACGAGTTGGCAAAAAGTGGCTTTTACTACTTAGGAGAAAAGGACAATGTCAAATGTGACTTCTGCGGATTGGAAATTCATGGATGGGAGCAGCAAGACAAGCCCGACGATGAGCACCTCCGTTGGAACGATAAGTGTCCTTTTATGCGCAATGATAAAAATGTCACCGCCAACAACATCCCGATCGGCAGTGAGCAGATCGATTCAGTCAAAAGTGACGCCATTGGTAGCATGGCCAATGTTACCACGACACCTATTGGCCATAGGCCTGACATCGTCCCTGCTGACGGTGCTGCTGGAGGCCATTTTCCGCATCAAGTtcag gaatttcaACCTGGTGGTGATCCTGTTGAAGCTGCACAACCTGAGCCTGACGGTCCGCAACAAAATCCTGAAGGAAACTAA
- the LOC135940788 gene encoding baculoviral IAP repeat-containing protein 7-B-like yields the protein MMPFVQRLLRCETTHSKKSQVVMKGQRSTTQSAISSESEEPKEEHHPLNLNLSMHRLFTFPLRIFRELPFDYLVFLAELGLCYECKDNQEFLQSEFRDFKINLEEIAEYFSHGAEKFKKMISTKLKEANCEIDDSDNVPMGNVDIVLNYKFEAHRLYSLLKYPHWRYVEPCDLARSGFYYTGDGDNARCAFCNLEVSGWEDGDEPDTEHTRWNPNCPFMLKDPLIFNIPIGRELQEVKHDSLSMMGCIGANPFDSKKKNLKNYGGNIQLVKSNHFIVTPQDLNIHDLDAPLNPKFLTLHSRIDSYKEFWPKSKKLTPRLMAEAGYFHSGKGDRAICFHCNLGLKDWDLNDDPFIQHCKWNSSCQYLLMRKGQDFVEKVLRSAKNKEEIANAPTKRCTDGDIHCLNCRLDCVSKVNLPCGHMTFCSSCPANDSCMVCGLEVIAEVKVPGFSNSETGTTENNVLSSLTDEAKVKQKQIGA from the exons ATGATGCCTTTTGTTCAAAGATTGTTACGATGTGAAACTACTCACAGCAAAAA atctCAAGTTGTAATGAAGGGACAACGTTCAACAACTCAGTCAGCAATCTCATCAGAATCTGAAGAGCCCAAGGAAGAGCACCATCCGCTGAATCTCAATCTTTCGATGCATCGCCTGTTTACCTTTCCGCTGCGTATTTTCCGAGAGCTACCGTTTGATTATCTCGTTTTTCTTGCGGAACTCGGCCTCTGCTACGAATGCAAAGACAACCAGGAATTTCTGCAGAGTGAATTTCGCGATTTCAAAATCAACCTAGAGGAAATTGCGGAATATTTCTCTCATGgcgctgaaaaattcaaaaagatGATTTCCACGAAGCTGAAAGAAGCAAATTGTGAAATCGACGATTCGGATAATGTTCCGATGGGAAACGTCGACATCGTACTGAATTATAAATTCGAAGCCCACCGTCTTTATTCGCTGCTGAAATATCCTCACTGGCGGTATGTCGAGCCCTGTGATCTGGCAAGAAGCGGATTTTACTACACCGGAGACGGCGACAACGCAAGGTGCGCCTTTTGCAACCTGGAAGTCAGCGGATGGGAAGACGGCGATGAACCGGACACAGAACACACGCGTTGGAACCCGAATTGCCCATTCATGCTAAAAGATCCGCTGATTTTTAACATTCCGATCGGAAGAGAGCTTCAAGAAGTGAAACACGACAGCCTGTCAATGATGGGCTGCATTGGCGCTAATCCTTTTGattcgaaaaagaaaaatttaaaaaattacggcGGAAACATCCAGCTTGTAAAGTCCAACCACTTTATTGTGACGCCTCAAGACCTGAATATCCACGATTTGGATGCGCCTTTAAACCCGAAATTTCTGACGCTTCACAGCAGGATCGATTCGTACAAGGAATTTTGgccaaagagcaaaaaactgaCGCCCCGTTTAATGGCCGAGGCTGGATATTTTCATTCTGGAAAAGGAGACCGAGCCATCTGCTTCCATTGCAATTTGGGCCTGAAAGATTGGGACCTGAACGACGACCCTTTCATCCAACACTGCAAGTGGAATTCGAGCTGCCAATACCTGCTGATGCGCAAAGGTCAAGATTTCGTGGAGAAGGTTCTGCGCTCAGCCAAAAATAAGGAGGAAATCGCAAACGCCCCCACGAAGAGATGCACCGACGGCGATATTCACTGCCTCAACTGCAGACTGGACTGCGTGTCCAAAGTAAATCTGCCGTGTGGCCACATGACCTTTTGCAGCTCCTGTCCTGCTAATGATTCGTGCATGGTTTGTGGATTGGAAGTAATCGCAGAAGTCAAAGTGCCGGGCTTTTCTAATAGTGAGACTGGCACAACGGAAAATAACGTCCTCTCCAGTCTCACTGATGAAGCAAAGGTAAAGCAGAAACAAATTGGAGCATGA
- the LOC135940944 gene encoding baculoviral IAP repeat-containing protein 3-like, with the protein MNPLKETGEQDKINQRPTAGVERPPSGSATTNGRKQVNTTNCASGISTSLLVTAESSRTPPTNAPPAHPIIDENPHAPNLNLNLAMHRYFTFPLIFLLTYKTKMQHMLADLGLYFLIDGGRALLRCQFCELIITAEQFQDYFGKGIEHARKIILGKKFNCSIIAFEDSKNVPMGEDVDSVLNYKFEAHRLYSLMKKTDWMFVEPFGLAKSGFYYTGDGDNVMCIFCNLEVRGWEEGDTADGEHRRWNSNCPFLYKRQSVQNIALGSESAEMNTDSIGTVHKGAKPLTTNEQPPAPVMGNQDGHPPAAVPQDEAAAPQGGPAAPQDEPSA; encoded by the exons gccTACCGCTGGAGTGGAACGTCCCCCATCAGGGTCAGCTACAACAAATGGAAGGAAACAAGTTAATACGACTAATTGCGCAAGTGGGATTTCAACTTC GTTACTAGTTACCGCCGAAAGCAGTAGGACGCCTCCGACAAATGCACCCCCAGCTCATCCCATCATTGACGAAAATCCGCACgcaccaaatttaaatttaaatttggcaatGCATCGCTATTTCACATTTCCACTTATCTTTCTTCTGACGtataaaactaaaatgcaACACATGCTGGCGGATCTAGGCTTATATTTCCTAATCGACGGTGGTCGCGCTCTTTTGCGCTGTCAGTTTTGCGAATTGATCATCACTGCAGAACAATTTCAAGACTATTTTGGCAAAGGCATTGAACACGCCCGAAAGATTAtccttggaaaaaaattcaattgttcaATAATTGCCTTTGAGGATTCTAAAAATGTGCCGATGGGAGAGGACGTTGACAGCGTActgaattacaaatttgagGCCCACCGTCTCTATTCTTTGATGAAAAAGACCGACTGGATGTTTGTGGAACCTTTTGGACTAGCGAAAAGTGGATTTTACTACACCGGAGACGGAGACAACGTTATGTGTATATTCTGCAATTTGGAAGTCCGTGGCTGGGAAGAAGGAGACACGGCTGATGGAGAACACCGGCGTTGGAATTCAAATTGCCCATTTTTATACAAGAGGCAAAGTGTTCAGAACATAGCGCTTGGAAGTGAGTCCGCCGAGATGAATACCGACAGCATCGGAACTGTACACAAAGGGGCGAAACCGCTAACAACCAATGAACAACCTCCGGCTCCAGTCATGGGCAATCAGGATGGTCATCCGCCTGCTGCAGTCCCTCAGGATGAAGCTGCAGCCCCTCAGGGTGGACCTGCAGCCCCTCAGGATGAACCTTCAGCCTAG
- the LOC135939375 gene encoding death-associated inhibitor of apoptosis 2-like, producing MSQFFKTVLQSESSGSSQPQLDSALHRSLTYPQRYLQEYSIDLEKLADLGFYYVEENNHVYLRCNFCEFRINPKEYPTLFSCGINFCDKHASFNCKIEADDSKNVPLRNFDRNLNFNFETHRLFSILFSDDPLPVTDPSALAKSGFYYNGENRTVKCAFCSLQVPAIQLGGENTDEEHKRWRPNCPLMSSKQSVHNFAIGSEPTDEQRRGRMPHGANRFYDGLEKYGRHIYPVRTTDSSFVKPQDLNICDWTSPLSQQYANKGSRIISFEFWPKCYNQTPIAMARAGFFYTGVGDRAICFHCNLGLKDWHPNDDPFVLHCRWNPSCLHLTMLHGSSYVKQVLNSNQNTRIEQRAPQVGQGNIFCLKCGVHNVSKVNLPCGHLTLCRNCFGTVCTTCRQEIKFVIVVLGLSDN from the exons ATGTCTCAATTCTTTAAAACTGTCCTGCAATCTGAATCTAGTGGCAGCTCACA GCCACAACTAGATTCCGCTTTGCATCGATCGCTCACTTATCCACAGCGATATCTCCAGGAGTACTCGATTGATCTCGAAAAGCTAGCAGATCTGGGGTTCTACTATGTTGAAGAGAACAATCATGTATATTTGCGATGCAATTTTTGCGAATTCAGGATCAATCCCAAGGAATACCCAACCCTTTTTTCGTGTGGTATTAACTTCTGTGACAAACATGCaagttttaattgcaaaattgaagcTGATGACTCAAAAAATGTGCCTTTGAGAAATTTCGACAGAAATCTGAATTTCAACTTTGAGACCCACCGCCTGTTTTCGATTCTATTCAGTGATGATCCCCTGCCGGTTACCGACCCTTCCGCACTGGCAAAGAGCGGATTTTATTACAACGGAGAGAACAGAACCGTCAAGTGTGCCTTTTGTAGCTTGCAGGTACCCGCGATTCAACTGGGTGGAGAGAACACGGACGAAGAGCACAAGCGTTGGAGACCGAATTGCCCTTTAATGTCTTCTAAACAAAGTGTTCATAACTTCGCAATCGGATCGGAGCCGACTGACGAGCAGCGCAGAGGCAGAATGCCTCATGGTGCGAATCGTTTTTACGATGGACTGGAAAAATATGGACGACATATTTATCCCGTAAGGACCACCGACTCTTCCTTTGTAAAACCTCAAGACTTGAACATCTGCGATTGGACCTCGCCTTTGAGCCAGCAATACGCAAATAAGGGCAGCCGGATCATTTCTTTCGAGTTTTGGCCGAAATGCTACAATCAAACTCCAATTGCGATGGCTCGCGCTGGTTTCTTTTACACCGGAGTCGGAGATCGAGCCATTTGCTTCCACTGCAATTTGGGTCTGAAAGACTGGCACCCGAACGACGACCCTTTCGTCCTGCACTGTCGATGGAATCCGAGCTGTCTGCATTTGACGATGCTCCACGGCTCAAGCTATGTGAAGCAAGTGCTCAACTCCAACCAAAATACGAGAATCGAACAGCGCGCGCCTCAAGTTGGACaaggcaatattttttgtctcaaGTGCGGGGTTCACAATGTATCCAAAGTAAACTTGCCGTGTGGCCACCTGACATTGTGTAGAAATTGTTTTGGAACAGTTTGCACTACTTGCAggcaggaaataaaatttgtcattGTAGTTCTAGGCTTGTCTGACAATTAG
- the LOC135940172 gene encoding baculoviral IAP repeat-containing protein 7-B-like — MHRFFTFPTHLLHEFLINLITLAELGLFYVKEDVGEFLSCKFCPFRIHPEDFPQYFANGPENARDIIIREQQKSNCKICHVNSRNVPMGNVTCGLNYKFEAHRLYSLLKKDDWQHVEPSALAKSGFYYTGDGDNVRCAFCNLEVRGWEEGDTPDREHTRWNPDCPFLLRDRNIINIAIGQEETDIKHDHISARINIGVNPFVPQEKQLEKYGPNIQLVNLSNSFLVTPRDLNIQDWSKPVNPNFATLTSRIGSFKRFWPKSLKQTPLEMAQAGFYHTGIADQAICFHCNLGLRDWVVDDDPLVQHCKWNSNCQYLIMCKGANYVEQVLHVMKTDEKTMSKRKSDGDIHCLKCGMNNVSKVNLPCGHMTLCNDCSADHFCRDCGGETIAQVKVPGFS; from the coding sequence ATGCATCGGTTTTTCACCTTTCCAACGCATTTACTTCACGAATTCTTAATCAACCTCATCACACTGGCGGAACTAGGCCTCTTCTACGTAAAAGAAGACGTGGGAGAATTTTtgagttgcaaattttgcccattcAGAATTCATCCTGAGGATTTTCCCCAATATTTCGCCAACGGACCGGAAAATGCAAGAGATATTATCATCAGGGAgcagcaaaaatcaaattgtaaaatttgccaCGTGAATTCAAGAAATGTGCCGATGGGAAATGTCACCTGCGGGCTGAATTACAAATTCGAAGCGCACCGCCTGTACTCGCTGCTGAAAAAGGATGACTGGCAGCACGTCGAACCATCTGCTCTAGCGAAAAGTGGATTTTACTACACTGGAGACGGCGACAACGTCAGAtgtgctttttgcaatttagaaGTGCGCGGCTGGGAAGAAGGAGACACGCCTGACAGAGAGCACACGCGTTGGAATCCAGACTGCCCGTTTTTGTTGCGAGATCGCAACATCATCAATATTGCCATAGGGCAGGAAGAGACCGACATCAAACACGATCACATATCAGCGAGGATCAATATTGGCGTCAATCCGTTCGTGCCGCAGGAAaaacaattggaaaaatacgGGCCAAACATTcaattagtaaatttaagcAACAGTTTCCTTGTGACCCCTCGCGACTTGAATATTCAAGATTGGTCTAAGCCTGTAAACCCAAATTTCGCTACATTAACTAGTCGCATTGGCTCGTTCAAACGTTTCTGGCCCAAAAGTTTGAAGCAAACGCCTCTTGAAATGGCCCAAGCCGGTTTTTATCACACAGGAATAGCAGATCAAGCAATATGTTTTCATTGTAATTTGGGTTTGAGAGATTGGGTCGTGGACGACGACCCCCTTGTCCAACACTGTAAATGGAACTCAAATTGTCAATATCTAATCATGTGCAAAGGCGCTAACTACGTGGAACAAGTGCTGCACGTCATGAAAACGGACGAAAAAACAATGAGTAAAAGAAAGAGCGATGGCGATATTCACTGCCTCAAATGCGGTATGAACAACGTGTCCAAAGTTAATTTACCGTGTGGACACATGACACTTTGTAATGATTGCTCTGCTGATCACTTTTGCAGGGACTGTGGTGGGGAAACTATTGCACAAGTCAAAGTTCCAGGCTTTTCTTAA
- the LOC135940306 gene encoding baculoviral IAP repeat-containing protein 1-like, translated as MPSFQRFLRCETTNSKNPLDATLRLTLAMHRLFTFPLQLFRDYSFGLLRMVAEEGFYYDHERGFLRSIFCEMTISAEELAEILSQELKVAQKIISERLLQFNCKIGDYNSSRNVPMRNIDDVLNYKFEAHRLFSLLKNVVHFPHVDIYELAKSGFYYFGKEDRVKCDFCKLEIYRWEQQDKPNEEHLRWNDKCPFLLKDIKNVTANNIPIGSEQIDSVKSDAIGSMANVTANPHFVPADGAAGGQDVPQQALPQIQELQPAGDLVEAQLPQPDVPQQNPAGS; from the exons ATGCCTTCCTTTCAAAGGTTTTTACGATGTGAAACTACTAACAGCAAAAA cccTTTAGATGCAACTTTGAGACTGACTTTGGCAATGCATCGCTTGTTCACCTTTCCACTCCAACTCTTCCGGGACTACTCATTTGGCCTGCTCCGCATGGTGGCAGAAGAAGGATTTTATTACGATCATGAGCGTGGATTTCTACGCTCAATATTCTGCGAGATGACCATCAGTGCTGAAGAACTTGCTGAAATATTATCTCAAGAATTGAAAGTTGCTCAAAAGATTATCTCCGAAAGACTGTTACAGttcaattgtaaaattggAGATTATAATAGTTCGAGAAATGTGCCGATGAGAAATATCGACGACGTACTGAATTACAAATTCGAGGCACACCGTTTATTTTCTCTGCTGAAAAATGTCGTTCATTTTCCGCACGTTGACATCTACGAGTTGGCAAAAAGTGGCTTTTACTACTTTGGAAAAGAGGACAGAGTAAAATGTGATTTctgcaaattggaaatttatagATGGGAGCAGCAAGACAAGCCCAACGAGGAGCACCTCCGTTGGAACGATAAGTGTCCTTTTTTGCTCAAggatataaaaaatgtcaccGCCAACAACATCCCGATCGGCAGTGAGCAGATCGATTCAGTCAAAAGTGACGCCATTGGTAGCATGGCTAATGTTACCGCGAATCCTCACTTTGTCCCTGCTGACGGTGCTGCCGGAGGCCAAGATGTTCCACAGCAAGCTCTTCCTCAAATACAG gAGTTGCAACCTGCTGGTGATCTTGTTGAAGCACAATTACCTCAGCCTGACGTTCCGCAACAGAATCCCGCAGGAAGCTGA
- the LOC135939849 gene encoding baculoviral IAP repeat-containing protein 1-like has translation MSSKIVTHDAEKVGAPTPLKLNLNLSLAMHRLFTFPLLSYQLFQFELLHALSDLGFYFANGCMICNFCGFIITTGQLSEYFNHGLEHVQKVIHKLHRNCKIGGDDSENVPMGKSLDDHLNYKYEAHRLYSLLKKNDWQFVEPFSLAKSGFYYSGHEDNVICAYCNLEVRGWEEGDTPDGEHRRWNPNCPFLCDCKSVINISIGSEQIDGIHANGLSKMNIGRNPFALTKGLEIFGPNIHFVIKSSLLFLVTPRDLNIQDWFKPLNPKFATLNSRLNSFKGFWPKCLNQTLIAMSRAGFFYTGTGDRAICFHCNLGLKDWDPNDDPFIQHCKWNSNCQYISRMSKVERSKDEITNAPAKRCTDGDILCLKCSVKNVSKVNLPCGHMTFCNSCSGKSCLVCRSDIIAEINVLGFSNIESEEAKNEDTLSCLIDDSAANNQPKQGILCLSIREFVKICRDIAVWVLQRFSKLNKRCRKRLSFSV, from the exons ATGTCAAGTAAAATTGTTAC GCATGATGCTGAAAAGGTCGGAGCTCCTACACCCCTAAAACTGAATCTCAACTTGAGTTTGGCAATGCATCGTCTATTCACCTTTCCACTCCTGTCTTACCAGCTCTTCCAATTCGAACTGCTCCACGCGCTGTCGGATCTGGGTTTCTACTTTGCCAATGGATGtatgatttgcaatttttgtgggTTCATCATAACTACTGGGCAATTGTCAGAATACTTTAATCACGGTTTAGAACATGTTCAAAAGGTCATTCACAAATTGCACAGAAACTGTAAAATCGGTGGCGATGATTCGGAAAATGTGCCGATGGGAAAGAGTTTGGATGACCATCTGAATTACAAATACGAGGCACACCGTCTGTACTCGCTGCTGAAAAAGAATGACTGGCAGTTCGTTGAGCCCTTCAGTTTGGCCAAAAGCGGATTTTACTACTCTGGACACGAAGACAACGTCATTTGCGCATATTGCAATTTGGAAGTCCGCGGATGGGAGGAGGGAGACACGCCGGACGGAGAACACAGGCGTTGGAACCCGAATTGCCCCTTTTTGTGCGATTGCAAGAGCGTCATAAACATTTCGATCGGAAGCGAGCAAATTGATGGGATACATGCTAATGGCCTTTCCAAGATGAATATTGGCAGAAACCCGTTTGCTTTGACGAAGGGACTGGAAATTTTCGGACCAAACATTCATTTCGTGATAAAAAGCAGCCTTCTATTCCTTGTGACCCCTCGCGACTTGAATATTCAAGATTGGTTCAAACCTTTGAACCCGAAATTTGCCACCTTAAACAGCCGACTCAATTCTTTTAAAGGTTTTTGGCCGAAATGTCTTAATCAAACTCTAATTGCAATGTCTCGCGCTGGTTTCTTTTACACCGGAACTGGAGATCGAGCCATTTGCTTCCATTGTAATTTGGGCTTGAAAGACTGGGACCCTAACGATGACCCTTTCATCCAACATTGTAAATGGAACTCGAATTGCCAATACATCAGCAGGATGAGCAAAGTGGAGCGTAGTAAGGACGAAATCACGAACGCACCTGCTAAAAGATGTACCGACGGCGATATTCTTTGCCTCAAATGCAGTGTGAAAAATGTGTCCAAAGTAAATTTGCCCTGCggacacatgacattttgcaACTCCTGCTCTGGAAAATCTTGCTTAGTTTGTCGAAGCGATATAATTGCAGAAATCAATGTGTTAGGCTTTTCTAATATTGAGTCTGAAGAGGCAAAAAATGAGGACACCCTCTCCTGCCTTATTGACGATTCCGCGGCCAACAATCAGCCGAAACAAGGAATACTTTGTCTGAGCATCAgagaatttgtgaaaatttgcagAGACATTGCAGTATGGGTGCTTCAACGCTTTTCAAAGCTTAACAAAAGGTGCCGCAAGCGTTTGTCTTTTTCTGTCTGA
- the LOC135939703 gene encoding baculoviral IAP repeat-containing protein 7-B-like, which yields MDPFWETRRHHRLNQKIPVTAESSRTPPTNAPPAHPIIDENPHAPNFNLNLAMHRYFTFPLEFCLAYLPEIPHMLAELGFYYLIDGGRALLRCHFCQLTVSAEQFQDYFGKGIDHARKIILGKKLNCSIAFDDSKNVPMGEDVDSVLNYKFEAHRLYSLMKKTDWMFVEPFGLAKSGFYYTGDGDNVRCAFCNLEVRGWEEGDTPDGEHRRWNQNCPFLQNEKSVTNIPIGREQTEVKHDGLPKVNIGPNPFAVPDGLKKYGTNVRFVRQSDAFLVTSHALNIHDWSAPLNPEFATLSSRIDSYKHYWPKSNEKIPLEMALAGFFYTGTSDQAICFHCDLGLKDWMPDDDPFVQHCQKGANCQYLQMCKGLKIVLRTMHSIQDMEISNSDPPREQGIGNGDMRCLKCRNEAVSKVSLPCGHMTLCRNCTDLYCSVCKENIICEIIVQS from the exons ATGGATCCCTTCTGGGAAACTCGCAGACACCACAGACTCAATCAAAA GATACCAGTTACCGCCGAAAGCAGTAGGACGCCTCCGACAAATGCACCCCCAGCTCATCCCATCATAGACGAAAATCCGCACGCaccaaattttaacttgaatttGGCAATGCATCGCTATTTCACATTCCCACTTGAATTTTGTCTGGCGTATTTACCTGAAATACCACACATGCTGGCGGAGCTCGGTTTTTACTATCTAATCGACGGTGGTCGCGCTCTTTTGCGCTGTCATTTTTGCCAATTGACCGTCAGTGCTGAACAGTTTCAGGACTATTTTGGCAAAGGCATTGATCACGCCCGAAAGATTattcttggaaaaaaattgaattgttcaATTGCCTTTGATGATTCTAAAAATGTGCCGATGGGAGAGGACGTTGACAGCGTActgaattacaaatttgagGCCCACCGTCTCTACTCTTTGATGAAAAAGACCGACTGGATGTTTGTGGAACCTTTTGGACTAGCGAAAAGTGGATTTTACTACACCGGAGACGGAGACAACGTCAGGTGTGCTTTTTGCAACCTGGAAGTTCGCGGATGGGAAGAGGGAGACACGCCGGACGGTGAGCACAGGCGTTGGAATCAAAACTGCCCGTTTCTGCAGAATGAAAAGAGCGTAACCAACATCCCTATAGGAAGAGAACAGACTGAAGTGAAACATGACGGCCTGCCGAAGGTAAATATTGGCCCCAACCCCTTTGCTGTGCCGGATGGACTGAAGAAATATGGAACCAATGTTAGATTTGTAAGACAAAGTGACGCTTTTCTTGTGACCTCTCACGCATTGAATATCCATGATTGGTCTGCACCTTTAAACCCCGAATTCGCAACTCTCAGCAGCCGAATCGATTCCTACAAGCACTATTGGCCAAAAAGTAACGAGAAAATACCACTCGAAATGGCCCTCGCCGGTTTCTTTTACACAGGAACAAGCGATCAAGCCATTTGCTTTCACTGCGATTTGGGGCTGAAAGATTGGATGCCGGACGACGACCCTTTCGTCCAACACTGCCAAAAGGGAGCAAATTGCCAATATCTGCAAATGTGCAAAGGTCTGAAAATCGTTCTTCGTACAATGCATTCCATCCAAGACATGGAAATTTCGAATTCCGACCCTCCCAGGGAGCAAGGTATTGGAAATGGGGATATGCGTTGCTTGAAGTGCAGAAATGAAGCTGTGTCAAAAGTGAGCTTGCCTTGTGGCCACATGACGCTTTGCAGAAACTGCACTGATTTGTATTGCTCTGTCTGCAAGGAAAATATCATATGCGAAATTATAGTCCAATCATAG